The Aedes aegypti strain LVP_AGWG chromosome 3, AaegL5.0 Primary Assembly, whole genome shotgun sequence genome contains a region encoding:
- the LOC5576763 gene encoding uncharacterized protein LOC5576763 isoform X1 encodes MDHSEFKRLLEREGRKEYQLILRRCNDFGFDYVIKRPPQARICFGSTIQREAVPLKGPALSSIMRRTMPEVSGENLAPGSYNITYYDKPSHPVLQKVCSKRGYGSLSATTIRFKFDEVSSTPGMGEYDTTKVKPVKTSSYPFGVKVPRWREKPSPAVPGPGTYSCKQRKDIRLQSFGGKIKIIPATMTICKTDNFDRCYRCDQTPEVDYWKHFKSDRSLCRRCMEREIDDAKYRSKTKSVMVNRLAALKEFQRIRHCSYYHKHDKTTAAIQFVSNRDLKRKFRIENYLSMYE; translated from the exons GTTTCGATTATGTCATCAAACGACCGCCTCAAGCCAGGATATGTTTCGGCTCGACCATCCAGAGAGAAGCGGTTCCTTTGAAGGGTCCCGCCTTGAGCTCCATCATGCGCCGCACTATGCCCGAAGTGAGCGGAGAGAATCTGGCCCCCGGATCGTACAACATCACCTACTATGACAAACCATCCCATCCGGTGCTGCAGAAGGTGTGCAGCAAACGTGGATATGGTTCCCTATCCGCCACCACGATCCGTTTCAAATTCGACGAAGTCAGCAGCACACCGGGCATGGGAGAGTACGATACGACCAAGGTGAAACCGGTGAAGACCTCCAGCTATCCTTTTGGGGTGAAGGTGCCACGATGGAGAGAAAAGCCCAGCCCTGCTGTGCCAGG ACCCGGGACCTACTCGTGCAAGCAAAGGAAAGACATCCGACTGCAATCGTTTGGGGGTAAAATCAAAATCATTCCAGCAACGATGACAATCTGCAAGACGGACAACTTCGACAGGTGCTACCGTTGTGATCAGACGCCGGAGGTGGACTACTGGAAGCACTTCAAGAGCGATCGAAGCCTCTGCCGGAGGTGTATGGAGAGGGAGATCGACGACGCCAAGTACCGATCGAAAACCAAATCAGTCATGGTGAACCGGTTGGCCGCACTCAAGGAGTTTCAG CGCATTCGTCACTGTTCCTATTACCACAAGCATGACAAAACGACGGCGGCAATCCAGTTTGTAAGCAATCGGGACTTGAAGCGGAAATTTAGAATTGAAAATTACTTGTCgatgtatgaataa
- the LOC5576763 gene encoding uncharacterized protein LOC5576763 isoform X2 yields the protein MEGFDYVIKRPPQARICFGSTIQREAVPLKGPALSSIMRRTMPEVSGENLAPGSYNITYYDKPSHPVLQKVCSKRGYGSLSATTIRFKFDEVSSTPGMGEYDTTKVKPVKTSSYPFGVKVPRWREKPSPAVPGPGTYSCKQRKDIRLQSFGGKIKIIPATMTICKTDNFDRCYRCDQTPEVDYWKHFKSDRSLCRRCMEREIDDAKYRSKTKSVMVNRLAALKEFQRIRHCSYYHKHDKTTAAIQFVSNRDLKRKFRIENYLSMYE from the exons GTTTCGATTATGTCATCAAACGACCGCCTCAAGCCAGGATATGTTTCGGCTCGACCATCCAGAGAGAAGCGGTTCCTTTGAAGGGTCCCGCCTTGAGCTCCATCATGCGCCGCACTATGCCCGAAGTGAGCGGAGAGAATCTGGCCCCCGGATCGTACAACATCACCTACTATGACAAACCATCCCATCCGGTGCTGCAGAAGGTGTGCAGCAAACGTGGATATGGTTCCCTATCCGCCACCACGATCCGTTTCAAATTCGACGAAGTCAGCAGCACACCGGGCATGGGAGAGTACGATACGACCAAGGTGAAACCGGTGAAGACCTCCAGCTATCCTTTTGGGGTGAAGGTGCCACGATGGAGAGAAAAGCCCAGCCCTGCTGTGCCAGG ACCCGGGACCTACTCGTGCAAGCAAAGGAAAGACATCCGACTGCAATCGTTTGGGGGTAAAATCAAAATCATTCCAGCAACGATGACAATCTGCAAGACGGACAACTTCGACAGGTGCTACCGTTGTGATCAGACGCCGGAGGTGGACTACTGGAAGCACTTCAAGAGCGATCGAAGCCTCTGCCGGAGGTGTATGGAGAGGGAGATCGACGACGCCAAGTACCGATCGAAAACCAAATCAGTCATGGTGAACCGGTTGGCCGCACTCAAGGAGTTTCAG CGCATTCGTCACTGTTCCTATTACCACAAGCATGACAAAACGACGGCGGCAATCCAGTTTGTAAGCAATCGGGACTTGAAGCGGAAATTTAGAATTGAAAATTACTTGTCgatgtatgaataa